A region of the Ovis canadensis isolate MfBH-ARS-UI-01 breed Bighorn chromosome 22, ARS-UI_OviCan_v2, whole genome shotgun sequence genome:
tgacccagataatcacgatggtatgatcactcacctagagccagacatcttggaatgtgaagtcaagtgggccttagaaagcatcactatgaacaaagctagtggaggtgatggaattccactagagctaattcaaatcctgaaagatgatgctgtgaaattgctgcactcaatatgccagcaaatttggaaaactcagcactggccacaggactggaaaaggtcagttttcattctaatcccaaagaaaggcaatgccaaagaatgctcaaactaccacacaattgcactcatctcacacgctagtaaagtaatgctcaaaattctccaagccaggcttcaacaatacatgaactgtgaacttcctgatgttccggctggtttttgaaaaggcagaggaacagagatcaaattgccaacatctgctggatcatggaaaaagcaagagagttccagaaaaacatctatttctgctttattgactatgccaaagtctttgactgtgtggatcacaataaactgtggaaaattctgaaagagatgggaatgccagaccacctaacctgcctcttgagaaatctgtatgcaggccaggaagcaacagttagaactggacatggaacaacagactggttccaaataggaaaaggagtatgtcaaggctgtatattgtcaccctgcttatttaacttctatgtagagtacatcatgagaaatgctggactggaagaaacacaagctggaatcaagattgccgggagaaatatcaataaccccagatatgcagatgacaccacccttatggcagaaagtgaacaggaactaagaagcctcttgatgaaagtgaaacaggagagtgaaaaagttggcttaaagctcaacattcagaaaacgaagatcatggcatctggtcccatcacttcatgggaaatagatggagaaacagtggaaacagtgtcagactttatttttttgggctccagaatcactgcagatggtgattgcagccatgaaattaaaagacgcttactccttggaagaaaaattatgaccaacctaggtagcatattcaaaagcagagacattactttgccaactaaggtctgtctagtcaaggctatggtttttccagtagtcatgtatgcatgtgagagttggactgtgaagaaggctgagcaccgaagaattgatgcttttgaactgtggtgttggagaagactcttgagagtcccttggactgcaaggagatccaaccagtccattctgaaggagatcaaccctgggatttctttggaaggaatgatgctaaagctgaaactccagtactttggccacctcatgcgaagagttgactcactggaaaagactctgatgctgggagggattgggggcaggagaagaagggcacgaccgaggatgagatggctggatggcatcactgactcgatggacgtgagtctgagtgaactccgggagttggtgatggacagggaggcctggcgtgctgcgattcatgggatcgcaaagagttgggcacgactgagcaactgaactgaactgaactgaacagacataaaatatcttgctaaaaactagcaagcaggcagtctttctgtccccttctgatgtctatgtcagaagttttcccTGTCTCTATTATGctttaataataaaacattgctacacaaaagctcctTGTagtcaagccttgtctctggccccggacTGAATTCAACTTCGGAGGCCACGAATCCCAGTGTAGCACATGGCTTGCAACCTCAACCTTTCACCATCATCTTGGGGATTagttttcaatatatgaattttgggggacacaaacattcagtctccCTCTTTAAAAGTTTTTGCTTTTGGAGGCATAAAATGAATAAGAAGATCATGGTCCATCAGATTCAAGGTTAACCCCTCTGTTCTCAGGGTTCTTCTCTGCAAAATGGCAGTAGTAATATTCACCTTGCAAGGCTATTGGTAGGGTTAGATGAGATAATCCATGTAAAGCACTGATGTTCAGTAAATTTCATCCATTTTCCAAGTATTTTCCcaatttttcattttggaaaatttcaaacCTTAAAAATGTTGAAAGGATAGTAGAATAATATCCAATATACTCATTGCAGTAGTTTGTTCACAGTGCCATAGAGAAACCCACAGACTGGGTAGCTTCAacaacagaattttgttttttcacagttccagaggctgggATTCCAAGGTTAGGGTGCCGGCAGAGGTGGCTTCTGGTGAGACctttcttcctggtttgcagatggcaCCTTCCTGCTGTGTCTGCTGAGGCCTCTTTGTATGAGTAACTCCTGGTGTCCCCCTTCTTCTTACAGGGACTTCAGTTCTCCTAGATTAGCGCCCCACTCTTATGACCTCAGTTACATTTAATTACCTTCTTAAAGGCCCTATGTCCACATAGATAGTCACATTATGGATTAAAACTTCAATATGGATTTTcagggggacacagttcagtccataatTGTtgtgtttgttcagtcactaagtcacatccaactgtttgtgacctcacagcatgccaggcaggcttccctgtccttcactatctcccagactgctcaaactcctgtccattgtgttgatgatgccatccaaccatctcattctctgtcatccccttctcctgctttcaatctttcccaacatcagggtcttctccagtaaatcggctctttgcatcaggtggccaaagtattggagcttcagctctagtatcagtctttccaatgaatattcagagttgatttcctttaggattgattggtttgatctccttggtatTTAATTTCCCTATTCACTACTGACCAGCATGGAAAACCTCAGACTGAATGTTTGAGATTCTCTGCATTGATTTTTGGAGGAAGTCATGGTTATGGGTGTGTTGGGGCGCGGAGGGGGCTCTCTTCATGGGGAGGATGAGCCGCATGAGGATGGTGTGTTACGTCCTTcagtgggagaggggtggggtgacTATGCCTGTGCTTTACTCTCTCCTTGCCATCCATGAGAACTGATGAAACATTAAATCTTTTCATTGTTGGCAGCATCTGGCATGGAGGTTCCAGCTCTGCTCCTGAGGGTGCTGCCACTCCAGACCCCTGCCTCGTGTCCCCAGAGGTGACTGAGCCGAGAGAGCACCCACAGGCAGCCAGGGGTCCAGAAGATTCTCCACGTCCCAGCACACCGGAGCCCCAGGAGTGGGAGAGTCCCTCGTCTTCCATGCGCTTTGCCGAGGGCCCCCCAGAAGGTTGCTTGGCAAGCCCAGAAGGGGAACCTGAAGGTTGGCCCCTGGTTCAACACTCTCGGAGGGAACTTTCTCCAAATGGCCCAGGAGAGGCCTCGGCAGCCTCTGTCCCTCAGGACGACAACTTGACTCAGCGCAAGCTGGTTTCTGTCATCCCCAGTGCCGAAGGAGAGACAGGCTTGAAGGAAGAAGAAGGGCAGAGACTGTCTTCCTCCAGCTCCACTGACCAGTTGGCAGGAATTCCACCAACTGCTCCTCCAGAGCCGATGAAGGTGCAGCTGCCTGGAGAGGATGCCCGGCCTGGTGATTTCAAGTCCCAAGGGCAAGAGGCTGCAGCTGGCTTACCACGGCCAGAGTCCCGGCAGGGAACCCCCAAGGCCCCTGCTGCCCACCTAGGCCAGGAGAGCTCAGCCAGCCTGGAGGAGCCTCCCCTAAAACCCGAGATCTCAACCTCGCAAGAGCCAGCCCCGGAATGCCCAGTGGAGGGGCCACCTCAGGATTTCACCAATGACACGGGATTCCTCGGGGCCTGCCCTCCCACTGGGACCAGTTCAGGGGCTGCCCAAGAAGCCAGAGCGAAGGCCGATTTCCAGGAAAGCTGCCAGCAGCCGATGGGAGCACTCCCAcccacagggctgccctgggATTCACTGGGTCCTGCCCTGGTGCGGGGGGCCAAGGGCTCTTGGGAGGAGACTCTGGGTGCCCTTGATGCTCAGGGTCACTCACAGACCAGGAGCCAAGATGCTCAGCCTCGTCAAGTCACCTGGGCAGCAACAGGTGATCAGCCCGAGGGAATTCTGTTCATGAGCCCTGAGTCTGCCCCACACGCCGCAACTGAGGATGTGGGTCCAGCTTCAagcctcccctcccagccagctgCTCTGGCCTCCGTGGCTGCAGAACAAGCCAAGGAGATGGTTTCCATGGCCGAGATGCCTGTTCTCACAGATCTGGCTACAGAGTGGGCAGAAGCAGGGTTGTCAGGACCGGAGAAGCAAGCATCAGACCtcagaggaaaaggagagggCCTGGAAGGAGGCTCCAGAGAGATTCCTGCTCCTGCCCCCCCGAAGGAGAGGGCAGAGCTTGGGAATAGGGAGCTAAGCCATGAAGTCCATCCAAAGGTTCCAGCTCTCCCCACTCCCAGTGCATCAGATGAGAGTGCCAGCAGGTCACCAGGGCCGAAAGATGAAGCTGAGCCCCCCGAAAGCCCAGCTGTGGCTAACGAGGAAAGCAAAATCGCTGGGGCTGATCCTAGAGGACAGGGAGCAGCCCCAGGGCCCCTTGATGGTGCAGATACTGGGAATCTACAGGCAGAACAACCTGAGGCCTGGGACTGCAAGCCTGACCCAGAGGTGGACAAGGACGAGGTTTCACAGCTGACTGGCGATGAGGAGAGCAAAGGCCTTCCGAACACAGTCCTAGCACAGCCACTTGGAGAGGAGATCCCCGGGCACGCGGACAGGTCTGACTGTCCCTTAGAAGATGCAGCTTGGAACATGGTGGCCCGTGGGATGATGGGAGAATCTCAAGTGGTCCACCCATCGGGCTCACTGCACCAGCTCCCTGAACAGCATCCCAGCCCACCCTCTGGGCCAGAAGGAGCTGGTGAATGTGTTCTTTCCCGGGGAATCATCTGGGCGGGGCCGGAACCACAGACCAAATGTCCCGACACCCTTCAGGACGTGGAGGGACTGGGAAGAATGGACTCTCTTCCTGCTTTAGAATCTGAGAAATCAGATTTCCTGTCGGCTCCTGCTCCAGAGGTCGTCCCCAAAGCCCAGGAGGCGGAGAGCATGCCTGAAATAAAGTCAGGGAGCCACCCATCCGCACAGAGGCCCGGCCATAGGGAGGGGGAGGGCTCGCTAAGATCTCCCCACCCCCGTGGGCTGGGGCGTGACACAGCTGGACAGGAAGTCCTTGCTGATGGGCCCCCTCCCCCTGAGGAGGAGAACTGGGCAGTGGACTGCAGGCTCACGACGCTCAGCCTGGAGCAAGGTCGGCAGGGAAACCTATCCCACCCGGGGGACAGCGGTATAGAAGTGACTGCATCCGAGAGGCCCTTACTGTGTCCTGAGAACCATCTCCAAACATCCCAGACACACCCAGACGCATTGGTCTTCAATATGCTCAGGGAGACATCCCAAGGGTGCGGAAGCAAAGAAGAGGCTTATCCAGGTGATACGGATTTTAAGAACCTGGGTGCCGATTCTCCACAAATCCACACACCCGTGGGACCGCGGGAAGATGTGAACTTGTCCACTCATGGAGGCAAGCAACCGGCTTCTGAAACGGAACTTCAAAGTGAGCTCCCCAAAGGCAGTCTGTCTGATGCTCCGAGTTCACCTCCTGGGGGCACAGTTCTGGAGAATCCTGAGACCGAGAAGTCGCAGTTGTCAGCACCCATGAAGCCTGAGTTGCCTGCACTCAGGGAGAAGGGGCAAGAGGGAGAATGCAGCGGCAGTCAGCCGTCCAGGAGCTCATCTCCTGCAGCAGACACTTCCCAAGACCCTTCTCTTGCAGGTAGCTTGAGCAGAAAGGAATATAGCTGTGCTGGGCAGGGGCCAAACGAGTCCCAACAGGAGCTGGTTGACGGGCTGAACACCGGCAGCCAGCATGAAGAAGCATGTCTTGAGGACGCAGGCATTTCAGGAGCAGCTGACGCTTGGCCCCAGCTCCAGGATTTGGGCAAGACAGAGAAGGCAAATGGAAACACCGTGGGGGCCCCGCCTTGTTGGCCTGACTCAGTAGCTCTCCCGGAGGCAGCTCACAGCCAGTCAGTTCCAGCACCTGCCAGCCCCCGAGCCACACCTGCCCAGGATGCCCCAGTGAGAGAGGCAGGTGAAGAAACCCAGGAGGGCAGGCAGCAACCGGGGTTGGtcccacagaaggaaatggaGCACCTCACTGCCTCAGATGCAGAGGTCCTGGagctttctggaattttcccaTCAGCCAAGGATCAAGGTGTGGATGGTGCTGAGACTTGCGGGAAGGCGGACGGAGGAGCCCTGGGGATGTGGCAGGCTCCGGGGGAGCCAGGCTCCCTCCGAACAGAGCAGCACTCTTCCCCTGGGGAGGAAGCCTCTACCTCTGCTCTAGGTGAGCAGCACTTGGCCAGCTGCCAGGATGCCTGGCCACTAGCCAGGGAGCTGGCTGAGAGTCCCAGAAGCGTGGCAGATCTTTCTGCAGCACAGGTTGTCCCTGACCCACAGAGGCTCCTGCCGTCTGGACCCCCGGAGGAGGCTGCCCCTGGTACTCCTTACCTGCACATCGAGGGTGCTGCCAGGAAAGGGCTGGAAGACAGTGTTGTGAAAGCTGTTTCACCCCAAGGCCCCGGAGCCCCTGGGGAAAGCCCTTGTTCCACTCGGGAGCCCCTGCTTGCCTCGGATatagcctcctccagggagggaTCTGCTGAGTCCTCCTTCTTGCaagcaggagctgcaggtgaGGGAATCTCTGCAGCGCCAGCCAGCCTTGGAAGCTCCAAAGCTGCGACCTCGGAGGGTCCTGTGGACTCTGTACCATACTTGGACAGGATGCCGTTTCTGGCCAAGACTAAGGAGACCACAGGGGAGGAGAAATGGTCAGGAGCTCCCGGTGCAAGTGCTGAGCCCGGCGAAATTCCAGCATGCCCCGTCAGTGAGGAGAGCAAGGCAGGGGAAGCAGCAAGAGAGACCGAGGGCAGCGGGGAGAGGATGCTAGAGCCTTCCAAGGATCCCAGGCAGGGAGCATCAGCTGGTGTAGACACAAGCTGCAGGCAGACTGGGATGCTCGCTGGGTTGCCTGATTTCAGGGAGCACATCACCAAGATCTTCGAGAAGTCTGTGCTTGGAGCCCTGACCGCCGATTGGCCCCAGAGCACACAGGGAGAAAAGGCGGGAGCCGGGAAGAGGGTGATGGGCAAGGGCCTCATGGTGCCAAGCCCAGAGAAGCTTCCAGATGGGACTCAAGGAGTGGCCgtcacccctctccccacccttcctACTGGTCTCTGGGTGGACTCAAAGGAGAAGAAGCAAGAGCTGGCCGTAGAGGCTGAGATTTCTCGTCTGGGTCCCCAGGATCCAGCTCTAGGAGAGCTGCCCGGGCTGGCCTGGCTGGCCGCAGAGCACACCCTGCCGGGCGCCAGTGATGGAAAGGAAGTAAGCGAGGCCCCGCAGGTGCTGGCGGACAGCAAGAAGCTGGAGGGGGCTGGAGAAGGCTGGTGGCGGGGACCTGGAGGAGGCCAGGCCCATTCACAGCAGGCAGGTGGCCCACAGGAAGCAGCTTCAGATCTGTCTTCACAGGCGGCTTCTCCAGAGGCTTCCGGGGCTGACTTGCAGGTGGCTCCCCAGAGCCATGCAGAAGGGGACTCTGGTCCAGATGACAGCATTCCTTCTGGAAAACAGAGCCAGGAAACAGCCCACCAGGACAGTCAACCCAGAGAAGATGGTCCCCGGGGCTCTTCTCACCCCCGGGCTCTGGGTGACATGCCAGGATCCACCTCTGCCTGGGGAGCATCTCCCCACGGGGACGTCCCACCTCTGCCCGAGGCTGTCGGTCAGCCCTGCACCCCAGACCCACTTGGGGGTGAGAGGAGGCGTGCAGGTGCAGCTGGCATCTCGGAAACACAAGATGCCCTGGGCACCCAGGGCGTCCGGGAGCCCCCAGCTGGGGAAGTGGCAGATAATCCGCTGGAGCCCGGCTTGGAAGCTGGAGCTGCTGGGGAAGCAGAGGGTGACGTCACTGTGAACACAGCTGGGACCCGGACATGTGTGTCTGAGGACCTGCCTGAAACAGGTACTACGAGAATGTTCTCTGGTGCGGCTGTTGCCTCGGCTGTGCCAGGAAGCCCTGGGGACCCAGGCTGCTCAGAAGGGGCTCTGAGGATGGATGCTGAAGTCGCCCCAGGTGGGGGCCGCCCGGCCGGGCCCCCACAGGCTGAGGAGCAACCCAGGCCTGAGTTCCCTGCTTTTGCGGAGGATGGGAAGATAGGTGTCTCCTCACCCACAGAACCTGACGAAACTCGGGACCTGAAGCTGCAAAACCTGGATCCAGAAGCACTGGATGCTGAGAGGTACTTAGAATAAATTCACACGCTAATGTGGGGTCAACTGTAAAAgtgattctcatttttaaaagtcaaagtgaTGAGCGGCTTTAAAGAAGCTTCATTTTTCCGTATCTAATTGTTTAAATTTCCCTACTTACAATCTCTGGATGTGCTGAGAGTCTGAAAACATGTGAGAAATGGTTTGGAGGCGTCTGTTTGGTTTGGAGGAGCTGTCTGTTTAAcacatcttttttcctttccttgtgttctttaattcttctaactGAAATTGTAAAGCATGAAATATTTACAGGCCAGCAGTGGACTATGGGGTCATAGGTTATGGTcagtcagactatttttctggtgTCCAGATACATTTGCTTTTGAATCTGGATTTATTTATGCAGAGAGGCCTAAACGATCCCAAAGCATCTCAAAGCCTTTCACTGCCtgaagctaattttttttttctagagatTTTCCTGAAGTAGCCACTTAAAGCTTAAACTGGGAAAAGGGCTTTTCAATAGGACATGGAGAGAAATGCCTTTTCTAAGATGTATTGCTTTCTTTACATTATCCCAGAAAGATCCCCAAGGCTGGCCCATCTATGTTACCTTTGGTTCCTGAGAAGGATGCTCCAGACATCACGGACGAGGTTATTTCAGATGATGCCAGCAGTGCGGGAGGAGCAGAAAGGTCAGTGAAAAGGCATCAGCCTTTGGAGAACCCTGCCTTCCTCTGGCAGAGACATGCTGGATGTTTTGCAAAGGATAGTACTAAAATGTATGCGTCTTAATCTAAGAAAGATATACCTCGCCGTTCTGATTCTTTACACAGTGCCTGAGATAACTATGATCTCCATTGCTTGTATAAAGGAATTGTTTTCACATCTGAgcttatctttgtttttcttaacatctttattgagatgtaattcacataccatctcatttgttcatttaaggTATACAAGTCAGTggcttttaatatattcacagagttgtgcagttCTCAACTCTgtagtcaattttagaacattgtcATCCCCTCCAAGAAACCCTGCACCCCTTAGACAACACGCCCCGTATCTCCCCACTCTCCAAGCCTGACACCTCCTAATCTAGTTCATTACCTTTTGAGGTAAATAGGTTCAAGTCTGATTTAATCTTGAGCAGGAATGCCTAATCACCAACAGCAGTCATGCCCCCTAGGGAGGAGGACAAATGACAGAGGCAACAAGGAATCCAGACCTTCACACTTTGCAGGGTACGTGCCTGTTCTTTCCTAAGTGAAATGCCACCCGTGGCTGGGCACCAGCTGCTGCTGGGAAATGACATCCTTCAGGGGAGAGGGAGGTGCTTTGGGCATAGACACATTCTGAACAAGCTTTGCAGCATCCTTAGCTGTTTGGCTCCTCcagagttctgtgtgtgtgtgtgtgtatacatgtgtgtgcacacacacacaggcacatgctcATGTGAGTGAGGCGGGGTTGGATTTTAAATTAGTACCTGTGGCTAGCCCAGAGTATCCTGCCAAACAGCTGCAGCCATTTTGTAAATGAATTGATGCATATTTTGCACACGCCAAAAGAATGCATGATCACCTGTTTGTCAAGTCTGAGCACTTCCACCCAACTGCCTTGCCATCCAAACGAGGGCAACTCTCATAACTGTGGGCCAACAGAGTTGCAAGCCCTGTTGCCAAGacagatgcaagtttgatctgcACTGGACACTTGTCTCTGCTGCTGACTTAGCACAAAATTCCCCACAACTCTTGCTCATATGTATTTTTGACATTCCCAGTAAAAGTATAGGAAAAGATGTCTAACTTGAAAaatcctccccttcctctccccgcAAATGTTATATTAGCTCTTTCTCAGTCCCTGGATGTTTTATCATCCTTCCTGGAGAACAAGAAGGTCTTAGGACCAGGCATATAGTaatccaataaatatttcatgaCTCGATGTTCtaatcagttttaattttaaaattataatttctaaATTAACACTAGATATGTGTAAGATGTAGAAAAgtataaggaaaaagagaaaaatccacaGCCCCAACATCTAATGATTGCTGGTATTTATGATGTTAGTGTGTGCACAAACGCACATTATGTTAGGGTAGTTTcatccattgttttttttttttctgtttaaattctCAGAGTCCTTTTTTTCCTGCTGCCATCAGAACTCTTTGCAGACATAAATCTTAGTGGCTCAAAGTGTATGACTTATAATTTACGGAGCAGTAGATATTGACCTCAATATAATGGGTGTTCTATGCACTTTGCTGTGGTTGAGGATTTGTTGGGTGATAGACTTTCAGATGCTCGAGTTGTGTCGTTCATTTTGGCAGCCCTGGTCACATGTGTTCGGAGATGCACTGTGAGGGTAAAACGCATCTCAGATGTTGAAGATTTAGTGTTGATAGCTTACGGTGAACGGTGTTGGattcgtgatctctgaagaagatttagcttcgggaccagggaccaggcttggtcactcaagagcttttgtgtaggagagttttattcaagtataaaaagagacagagaaagtttcGGACATGGACATCACGAGGAAAAGTCTTACCAGACCCATTCCCACAACCTAcatcttttgttttattgtttaatcattagctctgggcttaaagaaaataacatcttatgtgactaagactaaggaatgttggggaaaaagtttgtccttttctcctcctggaccCCTTCCTCCTTGAGGGCCCCGGACTCCTTATCAATCTACCTAAGGATTGGCTCTCTCAGTGTGAAGCAAAGaatacagggaattccctggtggtccagtggttaggactctggactttgaactaggatcccacaagctgcatagtgtgaccaaaaaaaaaaaaaccaacaagaaacatcattaataatttttatattgcatgttaaaatggtaatattttgGATGTTCTAGGTTATACTgttattgaaattattttcatatttttttcttgtttttacttGGCTACCAACATTTAAACATTACTAAGTGGCTTTTGCATTTGTGACTTGCATTTGTGACCTGTGTGGCCTtgcatgctcagtggtgtctgattctttgagatcccatggactgtagtccatcaggctcctttgtccatgggattttccaatcaagaatactggagagggttgtcatttcctcctccaggggtatctttccaacccatggtCTACTTCTATTTAGATCATTTGGATCTATTTAGATCAGCTTTGCTCTGGTCCTTGAAGGAAATGAGGATGGAAGAGGGCTCACCTTTCCTGTGCTTTGGGTTCTTAGGAAAAAGGCCTGCTACTCTCCCATTGGCTGAGGATTTCCAGAAAGAATTCCAGGTGGGATGACCTCTGGCTCCCCTGCCTCGAGGGCAGTTATAGGGACAGCCACATCTGAGCAAATGGACCACAACAGAGCCTACTTTATACTCAATAGACAATCGAAGGTCTCCAGAAGGTACAGACCAGCTCTGTCCAATTGAAATAGGACATAAGCTGCAAATATAAtcttaaattttctagtagccatattcaaaacaaatagaaattattaaaattttaattaatattaaacaaattaaaattgaaatattaaaattaattttaataatacattttcaGTAACACAACATGTagacttccctggggctcagtagagaacttgcctgccaattcaggagattgaggtttgatccctgggttgggaaggtcccctggagaaagaaatggcaacccactccatattattgtccaggaaatcccatggacagaggagcctgacaggctactgtccatggggttacaaaagagtcaggcatgtcttaccaactaaacaacaacaacaaaacccaataTATGACAGATATTATCACTTCAACATGCaatcaatatataaattattaactTGGTATTCTACATTCTTATTTGCGTATGAAGTCTCTGCATGCTGGGGTGTATTTCATGTCCACAGCACACCTCCGTTTGGACTGGTCACATATCAAGCCCTCAACGGTTCCATATGGTGAGTGGCTGCTGCCTGGGACACCCCAGCTCCTCCCAGAACTCTCAGAGTCATCGAATGATCCATAAGGCCAAGCCTTCTCACGGGGTCCCCAAAGGCTCTCCTCACTCAGCCCAGCAACTTCATTCCTACTTTAACACCAGTGCTGGGAATGCTTCTTTGCCTTTGCGGAAGCTCAGTAGCTCCAGTGGACCTTTCACCCCGAGGGAGCTGTGCTGTGGATCTGAGCGGGCCTCAGAGAAAGTCCCTCCAAAGTCGGGCGTGTGTGCCC
Encoded here:
- the TACC2 gene encoding transforming acidic coiled-coil-containing protein 2 isoform X1, whose amino-acid sequence is MGNENSSSGNQQEDSGLNNVILWPPNPEPLQKTSLARSPGSVQPPGNSQRVERKPEEASEGTDPGDRPSIWHGGSSSAPEGAATPDPCLVSPEVTEPREHPQAARGPEDSPRPSTPEPQEWESPSSSMRFAEGPPEGCLASPEGEPEGWPLVQHSRRELSPNGPGEASAASVPQDDNLTQRKLVSVIPSAEGETGLKEEEGQRLSSSSSTDQLAGIPPTAPPEPMKVQLPGEDARPGDFKSQGQEAAAGLPRPESRQGTPKAPAAHLGQESSASLEEPPLKPEISTSQEPAPECPVEGPPQDFTNDTGFLGACPPTGTSSGAAQEARAKADFQESCQQPMGALPPTGLPWDSLGPALVRGAKGSWEETLGALDAQGHSQTRSQDAQPRQVTWAATGDQPEGILFMSPESAPHAATEDVGPASSLPSQPAALASVAAEQAKEMVSMAEMPVLTDLATEWAEAGLSGPEKQASDLRGKGEGLEGGSREIPAPAPPKERAELGNRELSHEVHPKVPALPTPSASDESASRSPGPKDEAEPPESPAVANEESKIAGADPRGQGAAPGPLDGADTGNLQAEQPEAWDCKPDPEVDKDEVSQLTGDEESKGLPNTVLAQPLGEEIPGHADRSDCPLEDAAWNMVARGMMGESQVVHPSGSLHQLPEQHPSPPSGPEGAGECVLSRGIIWAGPEPQTKCPDTLQDVEGLGRMDSLPALESEKSDFLSAPAPEVVPKAQEAESMPEIKSGSHPSAQRPGHREGEGSLRSPHPRGLGRDTAGQEVLADGPPPPEEENWAVDCRLTTLSLEQGRQGNLSHPGDSGIEVTASERPLLCPENHLQTSQTHPDALVFNMLRETSQGCGSKEEAYPGDTDFKNLGADSPQIHTPVGPREDVNLSTHGGKQPASETELQSELPKGSLSDAPSSPPGGTVLENPETEKSQLSAPMKPELPALREKGQEGECSGSQPSRSSSPAADTSQDPSLAGSLSRKEYSCAGQGPNESQQELVDGLNTGSQHEEACLEDAGISGAADAWPQLQDLGKTEKANGNTVGAPPCWPDSVALPEAAHSQSVPAPASPRATPAQDAPVREAGEETQEGRQQPGLVPQKEMEHLTASDAEVLELSGIFPSAKDQGVDGAETCGKADGGALGMWQAPGEPGSLRTEQHSSPGEEASTSALGEQHLASCQDAWPLARELAESPRSVADLSAAQVVPDPQRLLPSGPPEEAAPGTPYLHIEGAARKGLEDSVVKAVSPQGPGAPGESPCSTREPLLASDIASSREGSAESSFLQAGAAGEGISAAPASLGSSKAATSEGPVDSVPYLDRMPFLAKTKETTGEEKWSGAPGASAEPGEIPACPVSEESKAGEAARETEGSGERMLEPSKDPRQGASAGVDTSCRQTGMLAGLPDFREHITKIFEKSVLGALTADWPQSTQGEKAGAGKRVMGKGLMVPSPEKLPDGTQGVAVTPLPTLPTGLWVDSKEKKQELAVEAEISRLGPQDPALGELPGLAWLAAEHTLPGASDGKEVSEAPQVLADSKKLEGAGEGWWRGPGGGQAHSQQAGGPQEAASDLSSQAASPEASGADLQVAPQSHAEGDSGPDDSIPSGKQSQETAHQDSQPREDGPRGSSHPRALGDMPGSTSAWGASPHGDVPPLPEAVGQPCTPDPLGGERRRAGAAGISETQDALGTQGVREPPAGEVADNPLEPGLEAGAAGEAEGDVTVNTAGTRTCVSEDLPETGTTRMFSGAAVASAVPGSPGDPGCSEGALRMDAEVAPGGGRPAGPPQAEEQPRPEFPAFAEDGKIGVSSPTEPDETRDLKLQNLDPEALDAERKIPKAGPSMLPLVPEKDAPDITDEVISDDASSAGGAESSLVPDGVIQPAALEDLENSLLAASTSHSDVSGQVSTDLTAQSTIPAAARVDLTAPASEYASLPSAPAGDGVEASVPSCQRLAKDLSRSSDSEEAFETPESTTPVKAPPAPPPPPPEVITAPEVSVQAPLEEPGCSSEPASVPDGPRSSSVEGSPFHPPPHSFSAVFDEDKPIASSGTYNLDFDNIELVDNLQTLEPRPSDPKNQDCKVNSRRKSTDSVPTSKSTLSRSLSLQASDFDGASCSGNPEATAPVADAYSAGSSSASSTLKRTKKPRPPSLKKKQTTKKPPETPPVRETQHEPTGESPDPSEENQTAGTRPEPARAEGSRSALSEEAPPEPAAAPKAACPLDCEAAEGAVPPASGGGRVQNSPPIGRRTLPLATAPEAVEVTPSDSGGQEDSPAKGLSVRLEFDYSEDKGSWDTQQETPPPTKKIGKKPVAKMPLRRPKMKKTPEKLDNTPASPTRSPAEPNDIPIAKGTYTFDIDKWDDPNFNPFSSTSKMQESPKLPQQSYNFDPDACDESTDPFKTCSKAPSSPSKSPASFEIPASAVEANGVDGDGLNKPAKKKKTPLKTDTFRVKKSPKRSPLSDPPSQDPTPAATPETPPVISAVVHATDEEKLAVTNQKWTCMTVDLEADKQDYPQPSDLSTFVNETKFNSPTEGKQRGGQLDSHPALEATAPREQRARKETAKPELDYRNSYEIEYMEKIGSSLPQDNDAPKKQALYLMFDTSQESPVKSPPVRMSESPTPCSGSSFEETEALVNTGAKIQHPVARGLAPNQEPHLQVPEKSSQKELEAMALGTPSEVMEITAPEGSFASADALLSRLAHPASLCGALDYLEPDLAEKNPPVFAQKLQEELEFAIMRIEALKLARQIALAARSRQDTKREAAHPPDVSISKTALYSRIGTAEVEKPAGLLFQQPDLDSALQIARAEIITKEREVSEWKDKYEESRREVMEMRKIVAEYEKTIAQMIEDEQREKSVSHQTVQQLVLEKEQALADLNSVEKSLADLFRRYEKMKEVLEGFRKNEEVLKKCAQEYLSRVKKEEQRYQALKVHAEEKLDRANAEIAQVRGKAQQEQAAYQASLRKEQLRVDALERTLEQKNKEIEELTKICDELIAKMGKS